In Haloterrigena turkmenica DSM 5511, a single genomic region encodes these proteins:
- a CDS encoding site-2 protease family protein, protein MDDADVPRVGPSIGDDPSLGDGPPLERIESVFRVYEMRAEDDQLVYYGDPRTNPERAMEELWPIFREAGYDPQLTMRHGEYVLVAEPISLGIDGIPWTNILLLCATICSTLFVGAFWWYPGIDPFGGPIEILGAWPFSAAVLTVLGVHELGHYALSRYHQVDASLPYFIPVPTIIGTMGAVIKLKGRMPNRKALFDIGIAGPLAGLAATVAIAVVGLHLPPVTIPEPVVQQAEEGGFRLGIPPMLELIAVAIDQPLYGDDPTRNVNPVVIGAWVGMFVTFLNLIPVGQLDGGHILRAMIGDLHETVSALVPGALFALAGYLYYIDGYGLQTIFIWILWGFLATLLASAGGAQPVTDERLGTWRQLLGVVTFGLGLLCFMPVPLEVIQ, encoded by the coding sequence ATGGACGACGCCGATGTCCCCCGGGTCGGTCCGTCGATCGGCGACGACCCCTCGCTCGGGGACGGCCCGCCGCTCGAGCGCATCGAGTCGGTCTTTCGGGTCTATGAGATGCGGGCCGAGGACGATCAGCTGGTGTACTACGGCGATCCGCGTACCAATCCCGAACGGGCGATGGAGGAGCTGTGGCCGATATTTCGCGAAGCGGGGTACGACCCGCAGTTGACGATGCGCCACGGCGAGTACGTCCTCGTCGCCGAGCCGATCAGCCTCGGGATCGACGGCATCCCGTGGACGAACATCTTACTACTGTGTGCAACGATCTGCTCGACGCTGTTCGTCGGCGCGTTCTGGTGGTATCCGGGGATCGATCCGTTCGGTGGTCCGATCGAGATCCTCGGCGCGTGGCCGTTTTCGGCCGCGGTGCTGACGGTGCTCGGCGTCCACGAACTGGGCCACTACGCGCTGAGCCGCTACCACCAGGTCGACGCCTCCCTGCCGTACTTCATTCCCGTCCCGACGATCATCGGGACGATGGGGGCGGTGATCAAGCTGAAGGGGCGGATGCCGAACCGAAAGGCCCTGTTCGATATCGGTATCGCCGGTCCGCTGGCCGGACTCGCCGCGACGGTCGCCATCGCGGTCGTCGGACTCCACCTGCCGCCGGTGACGATCCCGGAGCCGGTCGTACAGCAGGCCGAAGAGGGCGGCTTCCGACTCGGGATCCCGCCGATGCTCGAGCTGATCGCGGTGGCGATCGATCAACCGCTGTACGGCGACGATCCGACGCGCAACGTCAATCCGGTCGTCATCGGCGCCTGGGTCGGCATGTTCGTCACCTTCCTCAACCTGATCCCCGTCGGCCAACTCGACGGCGGCCACATTCTGCGGGCGATGATCGGCGACCTCCACGAGACGGTCAGCGCGCTCGTCCCCGGCGCGCTGTTCGCCCTCGCCGGCTACCTGTACTACATCGACGGCTACGGCCTGCAGACGATCTTCATCTGGATCCTCTGGGGATTCCTGGCCACGCTCCTCGCGTCGGCGGGCGGAGCACAGCCGGTCACCGACGAGCGGCTCGGAACCTGGCGGCAGCTGCTGGGCGTCGTCACCTTCGGGCTCGGACTGCTCTGTTTCATGCCGGTCCCGCTCGAGGTCATCCAATAG
- the thiL gene encoding thiamine-phosphate kinase, with product MDERAALSLLEGELEAAGDDAAVVDDLVITTDMLHERTDFPTGTTRYTAGWRAVGASLSDVAAMGADATAAVAAYAAPEFDRDELLAFVRGARDVCNRVDAAYVGGDLDGHSEFTVSTTAVGRSDDPVRRSGAEPGDLLCVTGTLGRSAAGLELFGRSAREDSASDDDSGVERANDLFRFEPRVAAGAALAPHATAMMDSSDGLARSLHQLAEASDCGFAVDSEAVPVAEALFELADGEGTDADPLERAIAFGEDFELVATLPESALETVRAAIDVDLSVIGSVTEPVEGITLDGEKLPDRGYTHGT from the coding sequence ATGGACGAACGCGCCGCCCTGTCGCTGCTGGAGGGCGAACTCGAGGCCGCCGGTGACGACGCGGCCGTCGTCGACGACCTGGTGATCACGACGGACATGCTCCACGAGCGGACGGACTTCCCGACGGGGACGACCCGCTACACGGCGGGCTGGCGCGCGGTCGGCGCGTCGCTGTCGGACGTCGCCGCGATGGGCGCCGACGCGACCGCCGCGGTCGCGGCCTACGCGGCCCCCGAATTCGACCGCGACGAACTGCTCGCGTTCGTTCGAGGCGCACGCGACGTCTGCAACCGCGTCGACGCCGCCTACGTCGGCGGCGACCTCGACGGCCACTCCGAGTTCACCGTCTCGACGACCGCGGTCGGCCGGAGCGACGACCCCGTTCGCCGTAGCGGGGCCGAACCCGGCGACCTGCTCTGTGTCACCGGGACGCTGGGCCGCAGCGCGGCCGGCCTCGAGTTGTTCGGACGCAGCGCTCGGGAGGACTCCGCGAGCGACGACGACAGCGGAGTCGAACGGGCGAACGACCTGTTTCGCTTCGAGCCGCGAGTCGCGGCTGGCGCGGCCCTCGCGCCCCACGCGACGGCGATGATGGATTCGAGCGACGGGCTCGCCCGGTCGCTCCACCAGCTCGCCGAGGCCAGCGACTGCGGCTTCGCGGTCGACTCGGAGGCGGTTCCCGTCGCCGAGGCGCTTTTCGAACTAGCTGACGGCGAGGGAACGGACGCGGACCCGCTCGAGCGCGCGATCGCCTTCGGCGAGGACTTCGAACTCGTCGCGACGCTGCCGGAGTCGGCCCTCGAGACGGTGCGGGCGGCGATCGACGTCGATCTCTCGGTAATCGGCTCGGTCACGGAGCCCGTCGAGGGAATCACGCTGGACGGCGAGAAACTGCCGGATCGGGGCTATACCCACGGAACGTAA
- a CDS encoding 30S ribosomal protein S19e, translating into MATMYDVPADDLIEALADDLEERLDEPDWGKFVKSGVDRELPPEQEDFWATRAASLLRKVSDRGPIGVERLSTEYGGAKGGSNRYQVAPDKRADGSKNLIRTILQQLEEEDLVETAEGEGRRITAEGQSLLDDTAGEVLEELDRPELERYA; encoded by the coding sequence ATGGCTACGATGTACGACGTTCCGGCGGACGACCTCATCGAGGCGCTCGCCGACGACCTCGAGGAACGGCTCGACGAACCCGACTGGGGCAAGTTCGTAAAGAGCGGTGTCGACCGCGAACTGCCGCCCGAACAGGAGGACTTCTGGGCGACCCGCGCCGCGAGCCTCCTGCGCAAGGTCTCCGACCGCGGCCCAATCGGCGTCGAGCGACTCTCGACCGAGTACGGCGGCGCGAAGGGCGGTTCGAACCGCTACCAGGTCGCCCCCGACAAGCGCGCCGACGGCTCGAAGAACCTCATCCGAACGATCCTCCAGCAGCTCGAAGAGGAGGATCTCGTCGAGACCGCCGAGGGCGAGGGCCGACGCATCACCGCCGAGGGCCAGAGTCTCCTCGACGACACCGCCGGCGAGGTGCTCGAAGAACTCGACCGTCCGGAACTCGAACGCTACGCGTAA
- a CDS encoding DNA-binding protein, which yields MSDAPDEEKLEELRQKKMEQLQEQAEGQQGGSQEAAKQQAEAQKKAVLRQHLTDDARKRLNTVKMSKPQFGEQVERQVISLARSGRMQGKIDDEKMKQLLQELKPDSQSFDIKRR from the coding sequence ATGAGCGACGCACCCGACGAGGAGAAACTCGAGGAGCTGCGACAGAAGAAAATGGAGCAGCTACAGGAGCAGGCCGAGGGCCAACAGGGCGGCTCGCAGGAGGCCGCCAAACAACAGGCCGAGGCCCAGAAGAAGGCCGTTCTCCGCCAGCACCTGACCGACGACGCTCGCAAGCGGCTCAACACGGTCAAGATGAGCAAACCCCAGTTCGGCGAGCAGGTCGAACGACAGGTCATCAGTCTGGCCCGCAGCGGCCGCATGCAGGGCAAAATTGACGACGAGAAGATGAAACAGCTCCTCCAGGAGCTGAAACCCGACTCCCAGAGCTTCGATATCAAGCGGCGCTGA
- a CDS encoding alpha hydrolase, translated as MELGLLYSGGKDSTLAALLLEEFYDVTLVTAHFGISDDWEHARETADAAGFDFERLELDPDVAREAAAQIREDGFPRNGIQELHQHALERLADREYDAIADGTRRDDRVPTISRAQAQSLEDRHGVDYIAPLSGFGRTAVDRLVEARLEVTVGPSEEIDRADYEAELRTIIADEGGPGAVEDCFPDHTQTYVTGVHRSDD; from the coding sequence ATGGAGCTGGGACTGCTCTACAGCGGCGGCAAGGACTCGACGCTCGCGGCCCTTCTCCTCGAGGAGTTCTACGACGTCACGCTGGTGACGGCCCACTTCGGCATCAGCGACGACTGGGAACACGCCCGCGAGACGGCTGACGCCGCTGGCTTCGACTTCGAACGGCTCGAGCTGGATCCCGACGTCGCCCGCGAAGCCGCCGCGCAGATCCGCGAGGACGGCTTCCCGCGAAACGGCATCCAGGAGCTCCACCAGCACGCCTTGGAGCGGCTGGCCGACCGCGAGTACGACGCCATCGCCGACGGGACGCGCCGCGACGACCGCGTGCCGACGATCTCCCGCGCACAGGCCCAGAGCCTGGAGGATCGCCACGGCGTCGACTACATCGCGCCGCTGTCGGGCTTCGGCCGCACCGCCGTCGACCGGCTGGTCGAGGCGCGACTCGAGGTGACCGTCGGTCCGAGCGAGGAGATCGACCGGGCCGACTACGAGGCGGAGCTCCGGACGATCATCGCCGACGAGGGCGGCCCCGGGGCCGTCGAAGACTGTTTCCCGGATCACACGCAGACGTACGTGACGGGCGTGCATCGGTCCGACGACTAA